A region from the Microbacterium lacus genome encodes:
- a CDS encoding oxygenase MpaB family protein, which translates to MTAMRDRWRSHLLQTLSGTDDGSPPWVRQLAEGTDAGYFGPGSASWAVHGGMATMVAGIRALLVQAMHPGAMAGVHDWSRYREDPLGRLTGTIRWLITVTFGDRATAERSSAMVRALHERVRGTYLDASGRSVPYSAGDPDLIEWVHLAFTDAFLTCHEIWETEIPGGPDAYVREWAVAGELIGLTDPPLTAADMRARLRGFSEAGTLRADDRVHDVVRFIRRPPLVPGMLPAYRIMFQGAIASLDPSQRAMLGLGRPAPLAVPATGLVLRSARSLLGERSTSEEAALTRIARLREMT; encoded by the coding sequence ATGACGGCGATGCGGGATCGGTGGCGGTCGCACCTGTTGCAGACGCTGTCCGGCACCGACGACGGCTCGCCGCCGTGGGTCAGGCAGCTCGCCGAGGGCACGGATGCCGGGTACTTCGGTCCCGGGTCGGCGTCATGGGCCGTGCACGGCGGCATGGCCACGATGGTCGCCGGCATCCGCGCCCTGCTCGTGCAGGCGATGCACCCGGGTGCGATGGCGGGCGTTCACGACTGGTCGCGGTATCGGGAGGATCCGCTCGGCAGGCTGACCGGGACGATCCGCTGGCTCATCACCGTCACGTTCGGCGATCGCGCGACCGCCGAACGCTCCTCGGCGATGGTGCGCGCGCTCCACGAGCGCGTGCGCGGCACCTACCTCGACGCGTCTGGGCGCTCCGTGCCTTACAGCGCCGGCGATCCCGACCTGATCGAGTGGGTGCACTTGGCCTTCACCGACGCGTTCCTGACGTGCCACGAGATCTGGGAGACGGAGATCCCGGGCGGACCGGACGCGTACGTGCGGGAATGGGCCGTGGCCGGAGAGCTCATCGGCCTCACCGATCCCCCGCTCACCGCCGCGGACATGCGGGCGCGCCTACGCGGCTTCTCCGAGGCCGGCACCCTGCGGGCGGATGACCGCGTGCACGACGTCGTGCGCTTCATCCGCCGGCCTCCCCTCGTCCCCGGGATGCTGCCGGCGTACCGGATCATGTTCCAGGGCGCGATCGCCTCGCTCGATCCCTCGCAGCGCGCGATGCTCGGCCTCGGTCGTCCAGCTCCGCTGGCGGTGCCGGCGACCGGCCTGGTGCTGCGGTCCGCCCGGTCGCTCCTGGGCGAGCGGTCCACGTCGGAGGAGGCCGCGCTGACGCGCATCGCACGCCTGCGCGAGATGACCTGA
- a CDS encoding bacitracin resistance protein, protein MSGDAVPPETANVPRRTPTWLVATIAGGFGLFYAYAVWNALGNLIQSVQFAGENGFVLSPIGWVIWILAVIFPIAAFAAAFAIGYRRPAHYLILVLLTGLALTAVFWLNVVAYTELNYASLLA, encoded by the coding sequence ATGAGCGGGGATGCCGTCCCACCGGAGACCGCGAACGTCCCGCGCCGAACACCGACCTGGCTCGTGGCCACGATCGCGGGCGGCTTCGGGCTCTTCTACGCCTACGCGGTCTGGAACGCTCTCGGAAACCTGATCCAGAGCGTGCAGTTCGCGGGCGAGAACGGTTTCGTGCTGAGCCCGATCGGCTGGGTCATCTGGATCCTCGCGGTCATCTTCCCGATCGCCGCGTTCGCAGCCGCGTTCGCGATCGGGTATCGACGTCCGGCCCACTATCTGATCCTCGTCCTGCTCACGGGGCTCGCCCTGACCGCCGTGTTCTGGCTCAACGTCGTCGCGTACACCGAACTGAACTACGCCTCGCTGCTGGCGTAG
- the serA gene encoding phosphoglycerate dehydrogenase, which translates to MTKPVVLIAEELSPATIDALGPDFEIRQIDGTDRPALLAGLADASAVLVRSATQIDAEAIAAAPVLKIVARAGVGLDNVDIKAATTAGVMVVNAPTSNIISAAELTIGHILSLARHIPAAHASLAAGQWKRSAYTGTELFEKTVGIVGLGRIGALIAERLRAFGVRVVGYDPYVTPARAQQLQVELLPFDDVLRQSDFVTVHMPKTPETTGMIGAEQLALMKPSAYVINVARGGLIDEVALRTALVDGVIAGAGLDVFTSEPPVAESTAAALLDLPNVVVTPHLGASTDEAQEKAGISVARSVKLALEGDLVPDAVNVAGGIIDPFVRPGIALVEKLGQFFTGLAHAAVTSLDIEVRGELAAYDVSVYRLAALKGILTNIVSENVSYVNAPLFAEQRGIETRLVVEADSPLYRNLTVLRGTLADGTVLTVAGTLAGTRMVPKVVGINGYEIEVPFEQHHIVMRYADRPGIVAIYGQRLGDAGINIAGLQVAHPDASGRALSVLTVDSPVPEEMLTELHAAVQADLFRQIEITEP; encoded by the coding sequence GTGACGAAGCCCGTCGTGCTCATCGCCGAAGAACTCTCTCCCGCCACGATCGACGCGCTCGGTCCGGACTTCGAGATCCGCCAGATCGACGGGACTGACCGCCCCGCGCTCCTGGCCGGTCTCGCCGACGCCAGCGCCGTGCTCGTGCGGTCGGCGACGCAGATCGATGCGGAGGCGATCGCCGCCGCTCCCGTGCTGAAGATCGTCGCCCGAGCCGGCGTGGGCCTGGACAACGTCGACATCAAGGCGGCCACGACCGCGGGTGTGATGGTCGTGAACGCGCCCACATCGAACATCATCTCCGCAGCCGAGCTGACGATCGGGCACATCCTGAGCCTCGCCCGGCACATCCCGGCCGCGCACGCTTCTCTTGCCGCGGGCCAGTGGAAGCGCAGCGCCTACACCGGCACCGAGCTGTTCGAGAAGACCGTCGGCATCGTCGGACTCGGGCGCATCGGCGCCCTGATCGCCGAGCGGCTGCGCGCCTTCGGCGTGCGTGTGGTGGGCTATGACCCCTACGTCACGCCCGCGCGCGCCCAGCAGCTGCAGGTCGAGCTCCTGCCGTTCGATGACGTGCTGCGCCAGAGCGACTTCGTGACGGTGCACATGCCGAAGACGCCGGAGACCACCGGCATGATCGGCGCCGAGCAGCTCGCCCTGATGAAGCCGTCGGCCTACGTGATCAACGTCGCCCGGGGTGGTCTCATCGACGAGGTCGCGCTGCGCACGGCGCTCGTGGACGGGGTGATCGCCGGTGCCGGCCTCGACGTGTTCACGTCCGAGCCTCCCGTCGCCGAGTCCACGGCGGCGGCGCTGCTGGACCTTCCGAACGTCGTCGTCACGCCGCACTTGGGCGCCAGTACCGACGAGGCGCAGGAGAAGGCCGGCATCTCGGTCGCCCGGTCGGTCAAACTGGCACTCGAAGGCGATCTGGTCCCGGACGCCGTGAACGTCGCGGGCGGCATCATCGATCCGTTCGTGCGCCCGGGGATCGCCCTGGTCGAGAAGCTCGGACAGTTCTTCACGGGTCTTGCGCACGCCGCCGTCACGAGCCTGGACATCGAGGTCCGGGGCGAGCTCGCCGCCTACGACGTCAGCGTGTACCGGCTCGCGGCGCTCAAGGGCATCCTGACGAACATCGTCAGCGAGAACGTCTCGTACGTGAATGCGCCGCTGTTCGCCGAGCAGCGGGGCATCGAGACGCGGCTCGTCGTCGAAGCGGACAGCCCGCTCTACCGCAACCTCACCGTCCTGCGCGGGACGCTCGCGGACGGGACCGTGCTCACGGTCGCGGGGACGCTGGCGGGCACCCGCATGGTGCCGAAGGTCGTCGGCATCAACGGGTACGAGATCGAGGTGCCGTTCGAGCAGCACCACATCGTGATGCGGTATGCCGACCGCCCGGGAATCGTCGCGATCTACGGGCAGCGTCTCGGCGATGCCGGCATCAACATCGCAGGACTCCAGGTCGCGCACCCGGACGCCTCCGGTCGTGCCCTGTCCGTCCTCACGGTCGACTCGCCCGTGCCCGAGGAGATGCTGACCGAGCTGCACGCCGCGGTCCAGGCAGATCTCTTCCGCCAGATCGAGATCACCGAGCCGTAG
- a CDS encoding DNA polymerase III subunit gamma/tau, whose translation MARGTDDDALSWDGDDDPTLAVGQTQDAAPATLPEGFTPVGRGSENVGAVSTGSAADAAAAGEPVVKAPMGNVTLVSLGILGGVYLLYALGWAIGGLRLQGRAAYLVTDVMFQGSFWLAVLAAPLWFATVYLLTAGGKAWVRFAWLIGGVALLLPWPFVMIGAVGS comes from the coding sequence ATGGCCCGCGGCACAGACGACGACGCGCTCTCCTGGGACGGCGACGACGACCCGACGCTCGCCGTGGGGCAGACCCAGGATGCCGCTCCCGCCACTCTTCCCGAGGGCTTCACGCCCGTCGGACGCGGGAGCGAGAACGTCGGCGCTGTCTCGACCGGTTCGGCGGCGGATGCCGCGGCGGCGGGGGAGCCCGTGGTGAAGGCTCCCATGGGCAACGTGACGCTCGTGTCGCTCGGGATCCTCGGCGGCGTGTACCTGCTGTACGCCCTCGGCTGGGCGATCGGCGGACTGCGCCTGCAGGGTCGCGCCGCCTACCTGGTGACCGATGTGATGTTCCAGGGGAGCTTCTGGCTCGCCGTGCTCGCAGCGCCACTCTGGTTCGCCACGGTCTACCTCCTGACGGCCGGGGGGAAGGCATGGGTGCGTTTCGCGTGGCTCATCGGCGGCGTGGCGCTCCTGCTGCCGTGGCCCTTCGTGATGATCGGGGCGGTGGGCTCATGA